Below is a window of Syntrophomonas wolfei subsp. wolfei str. Goettingen G311 DNA.
CTACCGCCGATTAACCGAACCAACCTTTAATGATTTTTTGCCGTTATTATCTGCCGGCATAAATTCACCGGCAATATATACTCCTGATCTGACCTGCTATGATACTTTCCTGAAAGCAGGTGAGTGCAGATGAAAGAATTGATTAAAGACTATTGCAAGCAATTACGCTGGGGGAACAGCATAGTACAGAACTATGCAGATATTAAGGCTGATACCCACGAAGAGTTTCTGGCTAAACTTTTAGAAATAGAGGTTAAGGGACGGGAATTAAACCGTAAAAACCGCTGTTTAAGACAAGCCGGTTTTGATGTAATAAAAACCTTTAATGGCTACAGTTTTGATCATATTGAGATACCGGCATCAATACCATTAGATGATTTGAAAACTGCAGCCCTCCTAAAAAACAGGGAAAACCTGATTCTATATGGCCCGGTGGGAACGGGCAAAACCCATATGGCTACCGCCATCGGTGTAGAAGCCTGTAATCAAGGAAAGAAGGTGGGATTTTATAGAACATCAACCCTGGTCAACGAGTTAAATGATGCTCAAAATGCTGGTAATCTGGGCAAAATGCTAAAGCAACTGGCGAAGCTGGATTTACTAATTTGCGATGAATGGGGTTATATTCCCCTGGATCGCCAGGGTGCGCAGCTACTCTTTCAGGTAGTAGCTGATTGCTATGAAAAACGCAGTATTATTATCACTACCAACTTAGAGTTTAGTAAATGGAATGGCATATTCTACGATGAGAAGTTAACCAGTGCGATTATTGACCGCTTAATCCACCATAGTCATCTACTGGTTTTTGGTGGACAAAGCTACAGACTTACACATTCCACGATAAGGAAATAGTGGAAACTGGGGTGCTGGATTTATTTTTTGCCGTTTGATGTATTTTATACTTGCCAAACACACTTATTCTTTCTTCGGCAATTCTGGCTGGTATATAACCAATGGACAACAGATTTGTAAATTGCTTAGCGTTACAAATGCAAAGAAGGTAGCAAGAGAAGTGCAAATAAGGTTTCTCATCTTACTCATTATGAATCCCTCCTTCCTTTGAAAATATGGTTTCTATATAGGCAAAAGACCGATCCCACCCAACAATAAATTTATGTCCTAAAGCTGTGAGGGTAAAGGTCTGCCATAGAACACCCAATAATATTGCCAGGGCAATCTGGTGTGTATATAGCCTATAGGCTCCAATTGAACCCCCAAAAAGCACCATCAATACCATAGAAGTTTTTAGCTTTAGGGTTTTTCGCTGCTCAGTATTGGATATCAGATTCCTTGGGTTATCAACCGGAACTAAAAACAATAATGCCAATAACGAAGTTATAAATGCAATCAGAATTAATAGTTGGAAATAAGCAGGATCAATAAGATGAGCAATATAAGCGAGTACATTAAATACGAGAAGGCTGGTTAAGGTACATCGATAGTATTTCTCACAATGGGCACCCCCAGAAAACCTCCTATAAACTGCGGCAGACAATAAACAAAAAGCAACTTCTTTAGCCAAGCCGATAACAAAGGCAACTAATAAGATAATTATTATTTGAAATACCGTTCCCAAAAAAACTTCAATACCATAACGTATTTCCTCTTGATTAAAGGGATAGTCAGATCTGTCCACCAGCCATTCCGCGATCCTTTTGGCTAGAGCGTGCATGAACTCCCCCCTTAGTCACTGAACCTTTAGGTATATAAATAGAGAAGAGGGCCATATCCCCTCGGTTCTCCACTCTTACCTGTCCATTATTTTGCTCCAGCAACTCTTTTACAATATGAAGCCCCAGACCGGAATGTTTCCCAGATTTGGTAGTAAATCCCTTATGAAATATCTTTTCTAAGATATCCTCGTCTATATTACCGCAATTAGCCACCTCAACCACCTGCTTGTCCTCATCATCAAAAATCCTTACCTGTACTATTCTCCGCTCCTCTTCCAGGTTCATCACATAATCAAAAGCATTGTTGATAAGATTTCCGACAACCCGATTCAAGTCATAGGTAGAAATAAGCTTTTGATTCATAAGAGTTTCCACCCCAACTTCAAAATTAATACCTTCAGCCAGGGCTATCCCAGACTTAATATACAAGAGAGCGGACAAACCCGGGTCACCCGTGACAACAAAATTCTCAGATGATATACTTTTACCCATCAATTCTTCCAGGTATTTTTGAGCTTCCTCCAGATCCCCCAATTGCATCAATCCATAAAGAACCTGCCAGTCATTGGCCAAATCATGTTTCTGGGCTCTTAGTGCAGTATAAAGCTCCTCTACCGTATCTAAATACGATGACTGAATCAATAATTGGCTTTCCTTATCAGTCAATTCAATAAACTGAATTATCAATAGGGCAGTTGTTAAACAAATGAGAACTACGGTTAGATTGGTCAGGTATCCCATAGTTTGTAAGGATAATGTTCTTATAGTGGGACTTATTTCAATATTGAATACCGTAACATTACAAACAACCTGTACAATTACGAGAGACAGCAATGCCAGCACTAAACCTATAACGATTTTAAACCTTTTTCCATTTAGGTAAACTGAATTACCCGTACCTTTTGTACTATAGTTTACCAAATAAAGTCTATACTTCCAACAAACCAATACTATTAATATAGAAAATACTATTTGCGGGACTGGAATAAATATCGCCAATAGCGGGTTGCTAATAGCGGCATCTATATTCAAGTTCATTGCCTTCAAGCATATAGGAAGGAACACCGATTCACCTACCAACAGTACCAGCGTTCCAAATATTGTTATTGAAACTGCCCGGAAAACTGGGAGTCTCCATATCAAGGTAATGATTATTGCGAGTAGTAGAGTTAGTATTATGAAATGAATACCAAAAGGTAGTGCCAAGCTTCTAGACAGAGCAACTGCTAAAGCATAACAGAATCCTGCAAGAGCTACCTTCTTGAGATCAGGAACAATATTTACCAATACCAAGCCCACGCAAGTCGTTAGTGAGCCGGTTATAAAGCCAAACAGTATCTGGAACCAGAATGGAAAAGCAAGCAAATATTACACCTCGCCATATCTTTCCTTATAATTATTTCTAAATAATGTTTAGAATTCCTCTTAATTTTTGTGGTTTACATTTTTTTTTAAGTAAATGCTGGTTAATACCACATAATGGCTTATTACGCTAACAACTTGTAGCTTATGGAAAACTGCTAAAAAAAAGCCATGATGGTTCTTGCTTTTACCGTTGGCAAAAGTACTACCCTCATGGCTACTTCCCTTGAAAATACATATTATAATAGTTTACCCATGTTCCAATTCTATATTTTCACCTTTACACTGGCAATTAAAAGATGCATGGCCCCCAGCATCATAGCTTCGGGGTAATAAGCCAGTCCTCCCTTGATATAGCGTTTAAAGAGCCTGTCGGCCAAGTCTTTTTCCCCGACCCCTTCATCCAAGCAGTTTTTGATGTACTCAAATCCTTCTTCCGCTGCTTGTATTGTCTGCTGGTAGAACTTATCCACTTCATCTCCTAACGGGATATAGCCATGCGCTACTCCCAGTATTTTCGCCGGATAGGACATAAGCTTTTTAAGAGTACTCATATATTCATCATAACCCTGGAAAAAGACCGGCGAAATCTCGGCTTCGCTGCTGCGATAACCGGCGGCATCAGAAAGGAACATAGCTCGGTCTGTTTCCAGATAAGCAGCAATGGAACAAACACTATGACCGGGAGCATCCAGTATTTTAAGCTGCAGCCCCTGCCCCAAATCTACAATATCACCTTCACCTACCGTACAATCTACTAGAATATTATCCAATTCCGATGTATCCGGTTTATCCTTTAAAAAACCGTTTTTGATATAAGATTCCGATACTATCGCATCATTACGGTACAAATCCTTAACTATCCGCTCCTTGGAGAGCAACTTCTGAGCCGAAGCACTGGCTAGTACCTGGGCCTCGGGAAATATTTCTTTTAGAATAGGCACACCACAGGAATGGTCGAAATGAGAATGTAAAATTACTATGTACTTTACCTCTGGCTTATCCTGCAGTTGGGACCACTGCTCCTTAAATATTGTTGCTCCGGCTCTGGTCCCGCATTCCAGCAAGGCTGCTTTTTCCTTTCCTACCAGGTAGAAGTTGAAATAACCATTACCCAATACCATTACGTTCTCAGAAAGTTTTTTCATCAAATAATCCCCCTTCATTTTTTCTACCATTCACGGCTCTTTCTTCATTCTCTAAATACCGATATTTCTACCATTAAGCTTATTCTACTATATCCAGCCAGCTTCTGTCCGCTTTCTTTATTGATTTTAAGCATCAGAAGAAACTGCGGAGCAGTTTCAACACACCTTCTACGATGCGGGGGATTTAAACCCGCCTATTTTGTTAATAGGAACCCAGCCGTTTAAAGAAGTGGAGGACATATTCCACCTTGTTATAGTTATTCAACGGCTATCCTGCCCCCTGCCTGTTCCCATTTCATTGCAAAGCAAAAAGTATTAGCATTCATTCTCTATTATTACTAATTTCCTATAGGATAGATTAGAATGGTAATAAGTCCAATATCAGGAGCTAAGCTTTTTCTGTTTTTTCGTCCTGACAACAGAATTGAGAAAGGAGAAGACTTATGAAGACTGAATTGGTACAGGTGGAAACCGAGGACAGTATTGTATTGCATGGAGCATTCTATGAGGCAGAGCAAGGAAAACCAGCCATAATAATAATGCATGGGGCAGCTATGAATTTTTATACCGGGTTGGGCAGGTTTCTTCCTGAAATCCTGTCCGAGCATGGCTTTTCTTGTTTAAGTGCAAACAACCGGGGACATGATTTTGGCACCGCCCCGGATCATGATCGCAAACCAGTTATCGGCCTTATGCGGGATATTTTTAAGGATTGTGTTAAAGATGTGCAAGCCCTGCTGCATTTCTTGCGTTCAAGAGGCTACCCCCGAGTCATCCTATTAGGTCATAGCCAGGCAATACCCAAGTTGCTCTATGCCCAAAATCAGCTGCAATTTCCTGAAGTACAGGGAATGATTCTGGTAAGTCCGCCACCTTCAGTTTCCAAGATGATGAGATACTTGACCACCGACAACTATTATGAAAGAGGCTTGTTTAAGGCAAATGAACTGGGAGAAATGGGCATGTATGACCAGCTAATCGTTTTACGTGGACGGGGAACTATGCCCTGGATTTTTACGGTCAGTACTTTTCTGGATTTTTATGGTCCCAATACGCCAGCTGATACCGAGGAACTGGTTAAAGAGATTTACTGCCCCATGCTTCTCATAAGGGGAAGCATGGATTTCCCCCCAGTCAGTATGGAATTAATGCATAATATGAAGCAAAATGCTGCTGTTCCAGAATCAGTGACCATCCGCGAGATAAATGAGGCCAGCCATTTTTATAGCGGCCAGGAAAAGCAACTGGGGAACACAATACTGGAATGGCTTGATTCTTACTAACATCCCATGCCCCCAGGGGCCACAACCACCAATGAAAAGTGAGTTAGTAGGTGCTGAAATAGTAAAATGTAGTAGGAAATAAATTAAACCTCTCACCCCTTACCCCTCACTCCTCATTTTTCTTACTAAAGTACCGGGACGGATCTAAATTCAGAATAAGATCTGTCCCGATGCCACTTTAGTGGTGGGTTCCACTTACTACCTTGACACCCATAGCTTCTACTATCTTTTTAATTTCTTCCTTGTGGGGGCAAACAGGATAAGTATTCTCCAACATCATACAAGAAGAAAGATGCAATATATCCAGATTAAAAGGCTTTAATTTCTCTACCAATCTTGATACCCGCCTTCCCGGACAACCCCCACAGGTAAAGAACCCAATGATTTCAGTTTCCGGGCCGTAATCCTTAAAATATGCCCGCCTCTGCTTAAAGGCTTTGAAGCAGGCTACGCCCGGGCATACCTCAGAAACCGTTTCGCAACGTACAATCGCTATACGAGTGGGCTTTAGACCATTCTTTTCCGGCTGCTCTTCTGCAAAACTTATATGCTTTTCCCGGGCAATTTTTAAATCCTCAGCTGTTACCTCTTCTCTGCCAGCATTCCCAACCTCCATCTCCACCGCTCTTTTTGCCATTTTGCGAACAAATACCGGCACCTTTTTGAGTTCA
It encodes the following:
- the istB gene encoding IS21-like element helper ATPase IstB, with amino-acid sequence MKELIKDYCKQLRWGNSIVQNYADIKADTHEEFLAKLLEIEVKGRELNRKNRCLRQAGFDVIKTFNGYSFDHIEIPASIPLDDLKTAALLKNRENLILYGPVGTGKTHMATAIGVEACNQGKKVGFYRTSTLVNELNDAQNAGNLGKMLKQLAKLDLLICDEWGYIPLDRQGAQLLFQVVADCYEKRSIIITTNLEFSKWNGIFYDEKLTSAIIDRLIHHSHLLVFGGQSYRLTHSTIRK
- a CDS encoding cyclic lactone autoinducer peptide, with the translated sequence MSKMRNLICTSLATFFAFVTLSNLQICCPLVIYQPELPKKE
- a CDS encoding accessory gene regulator ArgB-like protein is translated as MDRSDYPFNQEEIRYGIEVFLGTVFQIIIILLVAFVIGLAKEVAFCLLSAAVYRRFSGGAHCEKYYRCTLTSLLVFNVLAYIAHLIDPAYFQLLILIAFITSLLALLFLVPVDNPRNLISNTEQRKTLKLKTSMVLMVLFGGSIGAYRLYTHQIALAILLGVLWQTFTLTALGHKFIVGWDRSFAYIETIFSKEGGIHNE
- a CDS encoding sensor histidine kinase encodes the protein MNLNIDAAISNPLLAIFIPVPQIVFSILIVLVCWKYRLYLVNYSTKGTGNSVYLNGKRFKIVIGLVLALLSLVIVQVVCNVTVFNIEISPTIRTLSLQTMGYLTNLTVVLICLTTALLIIQFIELTDKESQLLIQSSYLDTVEELYTALRAQKHDLANDWQVLYGLMQLGDLEEAQKYLEELMGKSISSENFVVTGDPGLSALLYIKSGIALAEGINFEVGVETLMNQKLISTYDLNRVVGNLINNAFDYVMNLEEERRIVQVRIFDDEDKQVVEVANCGNIDEDILEKIFHKGFTTKSGKHSGLGLHIVKELLEQNNGQVRVENRGDMALFSIYIPKGSVTKGGVHARSSQKDRGMAGGQI
- a CDS encoding MBL fold metallo-hydrolase, yielding MKKLSENVMVLGNGYFNFYLVGKEKAALLECGTRAGATIFKEQWSQLQDKPEVKYIVILHSHFDHSCGVPILKEIFPEAQVLASASAQKLLSKERIVKDLYRNDAIVSESYIKNGFLKDKPDTSELDNILVDCTVGEGDIVDLGQGLQLKILDAPGHSVCSIAAYLETDRAMFLSDAAGYRSSEAEISPVFFQGYDEYMSTLKKLMSYPAKILGVAHGYIPLGDEVDKFYQQTIQAAEEGFEYIKNCLDEGVGEKDLADRLFKRYIKGGLAYYPEAMMLGAMHLLIASVKVKI
- a CDS encoding alpha/beta hydrolase, encoding MKTELVQVETEDSIVLHGAFYEAEQGKPAIIIMHGAAMNFYTGLGRFLPEILSEHGFSCLSANNRGHDFGTAPDHDRKPVIGLMRDIFKDCVKDVQALLHFLRSRGYPRVILLGHSQAIPKLLYAQNQLQFPEVQGMILVSPPPSVSKMMRYLTTDNYYERGLFKANELGEMGMYDQLIVLRGRGTMPWIFTVSTFLDFYGPNTPADTEELVKEIYCPMLLIRGSMDFPPVSMELMHNMKQNAAVPESVTIREINEASHFYSGQEKQLGNTILEWLDSY
- a CDS encoding CGGC domain-containing protein, with product MKWTKEAELELKKVPVFVRKMAKRAVEMEVGNAGREEVTAEDLKIAREKHISFAEEQPEKNGLKPTRIAIVRCETVSEVCPGVACFKAFKQRRAYFKDYGPETEIIGFFTCGGCPGRRVSRLVEKLKPFNLDILHLSSCMMLENTYPVCPHKEEIKKIVEAMGVKVVSGTHH